Proteins encoded together in one Micrococcales bacterium window:
- a CDS encoding amino acid ABC transporter permease has product MTANTHEESVEREKPPIEAVPVRHPGRWVGAALVALFGAMFLHSLLTNPNWGWSLIGEWIFSPPILKGVGVTIVLTVLAMIIGLVLGIVLAIMRLSPNPVLNGTSWMFIWAFRGTPVYVQLFLWANIIALYTTLSLGVPFGPELLSFETKTLIPAFVAALLGLGLNEAAYMAEIVRAGILSVDEGQDEAATAVGMSRMQTLRHIVLPQAMRVIVPPTGNETISMLKTTSLVIAIPLTPELFFQASAIGNRLFQPFPMAVMASMWYLGLTSILMVGQYYIERYYAKGAMRELPPTPIQKWRRRLRLGGGDR; this is encoded by the coding sequence GTGACTGCTAACACCCACGAGGAATCGGTGGAGCGAGAGAAGCCGCCGATCGAGGCTGTGCCCGTACGGCACCCGGGACGGTGGGTGGGCGCCGCGCTCGTCGCACTGTTCGGTGCGATGTTCCTGCACAGCCTGCTCACCAATCCCAACTGGGGCTGGTCGCTGATCGGGGAGTGGATCTTCTCTCCACCGATCCTCAAGGGTGTCGGCGTCACGATCGTCTTGACCGTGCTGGCCATGATCATCGGCTTGGTGCTTGGCATCGTGCTGGCGATCATGCGCCTGTCGCCCAATCCGGTGCTCAACGGCACCAGTTGGATGTTCATCTGGGCCTTCCGGGGCACGCCCGTCTACGTGCAGTTGTTCCTGTGGGCGAACATCATCGCCCTCTACACGACGCTGTCGCTGGGCGTGCCCTTCGGCCCGGAATTGTTGTCCTTCGAGACCAAGACCCTGATCCCTGCCTTCGTCGCGGCCCTGCTCGGTCTGGGTCTCAACGAGGCCGCCTACATGGCTGAGATCGTGCGGGCGGGAATCCTCAGCGTCGACGAGGGACAGGACGAGGCGGCCACCGCGGTGGGCATGAGTCGGATGCAGACGCTGCGACACATCGTGCTTCCGCAGGCAATGCGGGTGATCGTGCCGCCCACGGGCAACGAGACGATCTCGATGCTGAAGACCACCTCGCTGGTGATTGCGATCCCGCTGACCCCTGAGCTGTTCTTCCAAGCCAGCGCCATCGGCAACCGTCTGTTCCAGCCGTTCCCGATGGCTGTGATGGCCAGCATGTGGTACCTGGGGCTGACCAGCATCCTCATGGTCGGCCAGTACTACATCGAGCGCTACTACGCCAAGGGTGCGATGCGCGAGTTGCCGCCCACGCCGATCCAGAAGTGGCGACGGCGTCTGCGGTTGGGAGGTGGAGACCGATGA
- a CDS encoding ABC transporter substrate-binding protein, with product MSRFMSVGRMAAAVAVAGLALSACGGDSGSDEASASPSGIPAVTADEALAAQVPESVKSTGVLVFGTDASYAPNEFFAEDGQTIVGFDVDLGKAIAAKLGLEGQFENSTFDSLIVGVQNGKFPASMSSFTINPEREKQVNMISYFNAGTSWAVQTGNPSGISVEDPCGKTVAVQKATVQVDDIEARNEECTAAGKPEINIQQYGLQSEATTAVVSGKADAMLADSPVVAYAIQQSGKLEPVGDVYDSAPYGIVVPKEETEFATAIQGAVDALIADGTYAAVLDQWGLADGAVTQAEVNPAS from the coding sequence ATGTCCAGATTCATGAGTGTGGGCCGGATGGCAGCAGCCGTCGCGGTCGCCGGTCTCGCGCTGAGTGCGTGCGGCGGGGACTCCGGTTCCGACGAAGCCTCAGCCAGTCCGAGTGGTATCCCGGCAGTGACCGCCGATGAGGCGCTGGCGGCCCAGGTGCCCGAGAGTGTGAAGTCCACCGGCGTCCTCGTCTTCGGTACGGACGCCAGCTACGCGCCCAACGAGTTCTTCGCCGAGGACGGCCAGACGATCGTCGGGTTCGATGTGGATCTCGGCAAGGCGATCGCCGCCAAACTCGGTCTCGAGGGACAGTTCGAGAACTCCACGTTCGATTCGCTGATCGTCGGCGTTCAGAACGGCAAGTTCCCGGCGTCGATGTCCTCGTTCACGATCAACCCGGAGCGCGAGAAGCAGGTCAACATGATCAGCTACTTCAACGCCGGCACGTCGTGGGCGGTGCAGACCGGCAACCCGTCGGGCATCTCCGTCGAGGACCCCTGCGGTAAGACGGTGGCGGTCCAGAAGGCCACGGTGCAGGTCGACGACATCGAGGCGCGCAACGAGGAGTGCACTGCGGCTGGCAAGCCGGAGATCAACATCCAGCAGTACGGCCTGCAGTCCGAGGCAACCACCGCGGTGGTGAGCGGCAAGGCCGACGCCATGCTGGCCGACTCGCCGGTCGTCGCCTACGCCATCCAGCAGTCGGGCAAGCTCGAGCCGGTCGGAGACGTCTACGACTCGGCCCCGTACGGCATCGTGGTTCCCAAGGAGGAGACCGAGTTCGCGACTGCCATCCAGGGTGCGGTCGACGCGCTGATCGCCGACGGCACCTACGCGGCGGTCCTGGACCAGTGGGGACTGGCCGACGGCGCCGTCACCCAAGCCGAAGTCAACCCGGCCAGCTGA
- a CDS encoding histidine phosphatase family protein, translating to MAGIVLIRHGQTQWSLSGQHTGRTDIPLTPQGRQAAAALAPRLAAHQFGYVACSPLQRARETAALAGLHPDVFTDDLLEWDYGGYEGRTTAQIREDEQDPDWVIWNAHIAPGGTPGEQPEDVARRCRRLLSTCQPYLDADQDVALIAHGHVLRILTATWLGLPAGGGRLFALATGTLSKLGVEHAQPVIDVWNAPRT from the coding sequence ATGGCGGGCATTGTGCTGATCAGACACGGGCAGACCCAATGGAGTCTGTCGGGGCAACACACCGGACGCACCGACATCCCGCTGACCCCGCAGGGCAGGCAGGCGGCGGCTGCCCTGGCCCCCCGCCTGGCCGCGCATCAATTCGGGTACGTCGCGTGCAGTCCGCTGCAGCGGGCGCGGGAAACCGCCGCTCTGGCGGGGCTGCACCCCGACGTGTTCACCGACGACCTGCTCGAATGGGACTACGGAGGGTACGAGGGTCGTACAACCGCGCAGATCCGTGAGGACGAGCAGGATCCGGACTGGGTGATCTGGAACGCCCACATCGCGCCGGGTGGCACGCCCGGCGAGCAGCCCGAGGACGTGGCCCGTCGGTGTCGGCGTCTGCTGTCGACGTGCCAGCCTTATCTGGATGCCGACCAGGACGTTGCGCTGATCGCCCACGGACATGTGCTGCGCATCCTCACCGCCACCTGGCTGGGGCTTCCCGCCGGGGGCGGACGCCTGTTCGCGCTGGCCACCGGCACCCTGTCGAAACTCGGCGTCGAACACGCCCAGCCGGTGATCGACGTATGGAACGCGCCGAGAACGTGA